The Streptomyces sp. NBC_00236 DNA window GCGCGGTGAACGCGAACACGTGCCAGGACCGCCGGTCGCCCGACGAGCCCGTCGCCGTCTCCCGCTCGTCCACCCGGACACAGCGCGCCGGGGCGGACACGCCGGAGCGTGCGCCGCGCAGTTGCTGGAGGGTCCGGCCCAGGGATCTGAGCGCCACCAGCGCGACCACACCGATGAGTACGAGCGACGTGTCCATCCGAGTCCTTCTAACCGTTGCGCAGCCTGTCGACGAGGAAGCCCACCGCACAGCCAACCACCAGGACCACCAGCTGCACCAGGAACGTGATGACGGTGAGATCACTTCCCTGGGAGAGGAAGATGACCAGCTGGAGGACGACGGCGGGGGTGAACGCCGCGATGAAGTGCCGTACCTGCGACTCCCGTGACGCGCCCTGGTGCACGGCCGCCGCGGCCCACACACCCAGCGCGACACAGGCCGCGGACGGCAGGTGCAGCAGCAGGACGGTGCGGACCGGTGAGGCCATGGTGGAGACGTCGTCGCCCGTGATGACGTCCCAGACGAGCACGGCGAGGACCAGCTGCGTCACCAGCGTCACCACGATGCCGGCGGCCCAGGGCAGCATGAGGTTCATCAGCCGCGGCCGGTCGTGGGCGGGTGCGGCGGCGTACCCGCGGTGTGCGTCGTATCTGGACATTCGGCTGCCTCTTCGTCGTCGCCCGGCGTTCGGGCGTCAGGTCCGGCCCGGGGAAGTCCGGACAGGACCTAGTTCACCTGGATGCTGTCGACGATCTTCGTCCGGTCCGCGTCACTGAGCTTGCCCTGCTGGGCGTCGATGCGGACGGAGTAGATCTTTCCCTCGGAGTCGACGCCCGTGATGACCACGCCGTCGACCGTCGCGCCCTTCGGGGGCGACTGCGGCACTCCCGTACCGGTGTAGGTGAAGTCGATGCGCTTGGCATCCTTCGCACCCTCGATGCCCACGTCCTTGGTGCTCTTCACCTCGGTGGTCGCCATGAGGAGCGCCCGGCCGACCGACGCGGCGTCGTCACCGGTCGAGGCGTTGGCGAAGCCGCTCTGGATCGACACCTTCACCGTCGGCCGGTCCCCCTCGCTCTGCAGGGCCGCGGCGTCGTTGAGCTTGCCGCGCTCCGCCTTGCTCTGCTCGGTGAGGCCCGGCGGGTAGGCGAGCGACACCGTGGGTCCCGCGAGCTTCTTCCAGCCGCTGGGCGCGGCGGGCGCGGCCGTGTCCGATCCCTTCTCCCCGCCGCACGCGGCGAGCATCAGGCCGGCGGTGAGGACGGCGGTCGTGACGGCGGCAGTCCGCACCGTCCGCCGGACGGAAGGCTTGCTCATGATCAGGTCTCCTTGCACCGGTGAATCACTTGGCACAGTAGCTGTACGGGAAGAACGAGCGCTGGCCTCCGGAGGGAGCCCCGAGGAACTCGGCCTTCGTCAGGCTCTTCTCCGACTCGGAGGTGGTGTAGGCGCCGTTGATACCGGCGATCTCCAGGTTGATGTCGAGGCCGATCTCCTCGGACGAGGACGAGCCGTCGTACTCCTGCTTGCTGACCTGGCCGTGGTTGAACGCGTAGTGGCCGAACGGGTCGCCCGCTCCGGGGTCCTTGGTCGGTACCGGCGTCCCGGTGAACAGGTAGTTGAAGGCGCTGTTCATGCCCTGGCCGGAGAACATCTGAGCCTTGATGGCGTCGGACTCGGCCTGGGTCATGTTCTTGTCGTCCAGGGGGACCGTGGTGGTGATGACCTGGGTGGTCGTCCCGCCGCCCTTCTTGTTGCCGTTCACATCGCCCTTGAGACCGGCGTTCGCTTCCGCCTTGCCCTCCAGGGTCCGCGTCATCGTGATGCTCTTCACCTTGCCGGTCTTGCTGTCGACCGTGACGGTGATGGCACCCGCCGCCGACCCGGCGGCCTCCGCGCCCGCCTTGACCGGGCCGGCCTCACCCTTCGCGTACGCACCGCCGGTGGCCTTGGCCTGGTAGGTGTACGCGTCGGTGTTGTTGATGTGGTTCTGCGTCAGCGTGACTTCGTGCGACCCGGAGATCTTGACGCCGGCCTCGACGGTGGCACCGGGCTTCGGGGCCGGGGTGGTCGTGCCGTCCGGGTTCGTCGTGTCGGGGGCGTTCATCCCGGCGCCGAACTGGAAGCCGGCCTGGGCGGCGACTTCGAGGCTGATCTTCTGCGTGGTGATGTGCTTGTTGCCGAGCCTGTCCTCGATGTTGTCCTTGAGGCGGCTCTCCTTGGCCTTCGGCCCCTTGCCGAACCAGCTGGCGATCTCGGTGGACCCGCCGACGATCGGGCTGAGGTTGGAGAGCTTGTTCAGCCGGCTGAGCTTCTTGTACTCCTCCAGGTCCTTACGGAACTGGTCCGCTTCCTCCTGGCTGTCGAAGACCCAGGTGTCGCCCGTGGTGACGGTGAGGCCGGCGCCGATCTCGACCTTGTCCTTGCCCACGTCACCGATCTTGATGCGGGCCTTGGGCTTCTCCGTGCCCTTGACCGAGCCGGCGTCCGTGAAGGTGAGGGAGACCTGCTCGTCGTTGTCGTCGATCTTGCCGTCTTTGTTGACGTCCGTCTTGGCCTTGGTCGTCGTCTCCTCGAAACCGAACTCGCCGCCGAACTCGATGCCGAGCGTTTCGAACGAGACTCCGAACTTGCCGCCCTGCGTGCCGGACTTGGTCACCGTGGCGCAGGTGAGGGGCTCGAACTCGGCGTTGGGATCGCCGCTCGCCTCGCCTTCCTTGCCCCCGCCGCAGCCGGCGCTGCCGCCGCCGATCGACGAGACCAGGCACTGGATCCGGTCGGTGATCTTCCCGCCGAGGCCGGCCGCCGCCATACCGCCGATGAGGGCCACGACGACCAGAATGGTGCCGAGGTACTCGAACGCGGTGGCTCCCCGGTCACTCCATCTGCTGTTGGGTATGGGCTCCCGGTACCTCGGCATGGCTTGTCCTCCCGTATGGCCTTAGGGCAGGGAGGCTATGAGAGGTGAGGGGGTCCGGGCACGGGCCCGTGGGCCCAAATGCGGGGCCTCATTCCGGACGTACGAGCGACCGGCAGTGGGCCCCAGTGGGCCCGGGCAGGGCCGTGCGCGGATTTGGCGGAGCAGACGCGCGGGCCCTCAGCCGCTCACGGCACCGCCGGGTGCCTCAGTAACGGGGACCTTGCGGCGCGCTGCGCGCCGCCATGGCCAGCGCCACGACCCAGCCCACCAGGGTCCAGCCCAGGAACAGGTTCAGCACGAGGACGGAGCCCTTGTTCGGCACTCCTCGCGAGAAGGCGACCACCGCCGGCACGAAGTAGACCAGAGCGGCAACTATCAGCCCTAAGAAGACAACGATCACATTGGCGCTCATGTGGCCCCCCGCAGCGAACGGATGTGGAGATTCATTCTCCACGCCCGACCATGGATGTCCACAGTGTGTGAAACCTGATCACCGTTCGGTGACCGGATGCCGGTCCGGGCGGCAGGCCGCCGCTCGTTCCGTCGTCGTTCCCCGTGCGCGCGGTGGTGCCCGGAACCGGACTCGAACCGGTACGCCCCCGAGGGGCAGCGAGGTTTAAGCTCGCCGTGTCTGCATTCCACCATCCGGGCGTGGCGCGCGGCTCCGCGTTGGCACATGACCCTATCCGGGGGCTCCCCCCGGCCGGACGGACAGTGGCTCGATGTTGTCTTATTTTATTGATCGCTTGAGGGTCCGTCAGCACACGTGGGAGGCATAGTCACATGGCGGGGCGGCGTGGCGGGCGCGGCGGCCGCGTATCCGAATTGACGGAAAGTCGCCGCACCCACACAGCCGATTCGCCAGGCGCGCGCCATGGATCGCCAGGGGCGCGCCACCCCTACCGGATGAGGCCGTCGTTGACGCACCTCAGCACGGGGTGCGCGCCCAGTGCCTCCGGGTCCGGCAGCACCGCTCCTGTGATCATGAACACCGTGCTCTCGCCGGGCAACAGCGTGACGAGCATCTCGTCCACCTGGGCCGCCGGGTCGAGCCGGTCGGGGAAGAGCGCGAGGTCCCGCAGGAGGGTGCGGGCCGTCACCTCGACGCGGTAGCCGGGCGCCTCGTCCCCGCACTCCGTCACCGAGACGTCGTACCGGGCGGGCGGCAGCGCGAGGCGGGTGTCCTCCTCGTAGAACTCCACCGCCCGGACGGAGCCGAGGCGTGCGACCAGGAGCTCACGGGTCCGGTCGGCCGGTTCGGCGACCGACGGTGGCAGCGGGACCCGGGTGACCGCGCGCGCGGCCGTGCTCACGACCACCTCCTCCTCGGCCAGCACCGCCCCGTCCAGACCGTGCCGGGTCAGCCGCAGCGTGCCGGTCCAGGGCTCGGGGGCGTCGTTGACGAGATGGACGGCGCCGTCGCGCACGGCGATCAGCCGGTCCGCGTACACGGCCCGCAGGGCGTACCAGAGCGGCTTGCGGCGGCCGCCGCCGTCGATCGCCGACCAGGAGACGACCGGCCAGCAGTCGTTGAGCTGCCACACGATCGTGCCCATGCAGTACGGGGTGTGGGAGCGGAAGTGGCGGATGCCGAAGGCGACCGCGCGCGCCTGGTTGAGCTGGGTGAGCCAGTGCCAGTCGTCGAAGTCCGCGCCGGGCTGCGGCAGGTGGTCGCCCAGGCCCCTGAGCAGCTTGGCGTTGCCGTCCTCGGCCTTCTGGTGGTGAGCCAGGAGCGGGGCGTCGGGGGTCAGCGGGCCGCTGATGGCGCGGCGCAGGGTGGCGTACGCGGGCGGGCCCTGGAAGCCGAACTCGGCGACGAAGCGGGGCACCCGGTCCGCGTAGGCCCGGTAGTCGGCCCGGTTCCACACGTCCCAGATGTGGATGGTGCCGTGTGCCGGGTCCTGCGGGTGGATGTCCTCGGTGCCGGAGTAGGGCGAGCCGGGCCAGTACGGACGGCTCGGGTCGGTCTCGGCGACGATCGCGGGGAGCAGCCCGTGGTAGTAGCCGTGGCCCCAGGTCCGGTCGCCGAGGTCCTTCTGCCAGCCCCAGTCGGCGTGGCCCTCCAGGTTCTCGTTGTTGCCGCACCACAGGACGAGGGAGGGGTGCGGGGAGAGGCGGGTGACGTTCTCCCGGGCCTCGGCCGCCACCTCGTCCCACAGCGGCTGCTCCTCCGGGTAGGCGGCGCAGGCGAACGGGAAGTCCTGCCAGACCAGCAGGCCCTTCTCGTCGGCCAGTTCGTAGAAGTCGTCGCTCTCGTAGAGGCCGCCGCCCCAGATCCTGATCAGGTTGACCCCGGCCGCGACCGCCTGGTCGAGGCGGTCGGAGATCCGCTGCCGGGTGACGCGGGCGGGGAAGCAGTCCTCGGGGATCCAGTTGACGCCGCGTACGAAGACGGGTTCGCCGTTGACGACGAAGCGGAACGCCTCGCGCTCCAGCGTGACGCCGCGGAAACCGGTCCTGAACCGCCGGACCTCCTCACCGAGGCGGACGGTGACGTCGTACAGGGGCTGCTCGCCGTGGCTGCGCGGCCACCAGAGCGCGGCGCCCGGGACGGACAGGGTGGCGGTGGCCCGGTCCTCGCCGGCGAGGACGGTGAACGCGGCACGCTCGCCCGCGACCTCCACGACGGCTTCCAGGGCCCCCTGGCCGGACCGGTCGACGTCGAGGGTGACGGTGAGGCGCGGCACCCCCGCGTCGTCGAGATCGGGCAGCAGGGTGACCGACGCGATCCGCGGGCCGCTCCAGGTCTCCAGCGCGACCGGCCGCCAGATGCCGGACGTGACCAGCGTCGGCCCCCAGTCCCAGCCGAAGTTGCACGCCATCTTGCGGATGAAGGCGTACGGCTCCGCATAGGCACCGGGCCGGTCGCCGAGCCGGTCGCGCAGCTCCTCGGCATAGGTGTACGGGGCGGTGAACCGTACGTCGAGGGTGTTGGCACCCTCGGCCAGCAGGGCGCGGACGGGGAAGCGGTGGCTGCGGTGCTGGTTGGCGGCGCGGCCCACCTCGATGCCGTTGAGAAGGACGGTGGCGACGGTGTCGAGGCCGTCGAAGCACAGGTCGGCGTGGTCGTGCCCGTCCGGCGTCCAGTCGAACGTGGTGCGGTACGTCCAGTCGGTGCGGCCGATCCAGCCGAGCCGGTTCTCGTTGTCGTCCAGGTACGGGTCGTCGATCAGCCCCGCCGCGAGCAGGTCCGTGTGGACGCAGCCGGGCACGGTGGCGGGGACGCCGCCTGTGGGGAGCCCCACGGGCACGGGGCTGTCCGCGCCGAGCGTCCAGCCGTCGTGCAGGGGCAGGTGGCGAAGGGTCACGCGGAGGTCCTTCCGCAGTCGGGGAGCTGGGCACAGGCGACGAAGTGGTCCGGCTCGGTCTCGTACAGATCGGTGTCCCGGTCCCCGCCCTCGTGGAAGGCGCAGCTCTCCAGCGGCTCGGGCGGGTCCCACGGGGTGTTGAGCCGGGGCACGGCGGCCAGCAGGGTGCGGGTGTAGGGGTGGAGCGGGTTGCCGAACACCTTCTGGGTGTCGCCGCGTTCGACGACCCTGCCACGGCGCAGCACCACGGTCTTCTCCGCCAGGTAGGTGCCGAGCGCGAGGTCGTGGGTGATGTAGAGGACGCCGAGGCCGCGTTCCTTGAGGGCGGCCAGGAGGTTGAGGACGTCGATGCGGGTGGAGGCGTCGAGCATGCTGGTGATCTCGTCGGCGACCAGGAAGCTCAGGTCGAGCAGGAGGGCGCGGGCGATGAGGAGGCGTTGCAGCTGGCCGCCGCTGAGCTGGTGCGGGTAGCGGCCGAGCACCTGTCCGGGGTCCAGGCGCACGTCCCGTACGGCCTTCTCGACGCGGCCGGCCCACTCCTGGTCGGAGACGCCCGGGTGGTAGGCGCGGCGGATCATGTCGAAGACGCGGTCGGCCCGGAAGACCGGGTTGTAGCAGGAGAACGGGTCCTGGAAGACGCCCTGGACGCGGCGGTAGAAGTCCTTACCGGGGCGGACGGGCCGGCCGTCCAGGGTGAGGCTGCCGGAGCTGACTCCGGTCAGGCCGAGGATCATCCGGCCGATGGTGGACTTCCCGCTGCCGCTCTCGCCGATGAGGGAGACGACCTCGCCTGGTTCGGCGGTGAAGGACACCCGGTCCACCGCGGTGACGGAACCGCCGCCGAACGCTCCGGCGCGGTAGGTCTTGGTGACGTGGTCGAGGGTCAGCATCAGGCCTTCCAGCATGCGACGGAGTGACGGGGGGCGATCTCCACGACCGGGGGTTCCTCGGCGCACTGCTCGTCGGCGAGCGGGCAGCGGTCGCGGAAGCGGCAGCCGGCCGGGGGGTTCAGGAGGGAGGGCGGGGCGCCGGCGATGCCCTTGAGGGGCTTGTCGGCGTACCGGGCGCCGACCTCGGGGAGCGAGCCGAGCAGGAGTTTGGTGTACGGGTGGCGCGGCGCGGTCGTCAGGACCTTGGTGGGCGCCTTCTCGGCGAGCTTGCCCGCGTACATCACCATGATCGAGTCGGCGATGTGCGAGGTGAGGCCGAGGTCGTGCGTCACGAAGATCATGCTGGTGACCAGGCCCTTGTCGCGCAGCCCGGTGAGCGCGCCGACGACGGCCCGCTGGGTGGAGACGTCCAGGGCCGAGGTGACCTCGTCGGCGATGAGGACGGACGGGTCGAGGAGGGTGGAGATCACCATGACGGTCCGCTGTTTCATGCCGCCGGACAGCTCGATCGGGTAGCGGTTCAGGACGTCGTGGTCCAGCCCCACCAGGTCGAGGCGACGGTGCAGTTCGGGCGTGTCCACGCTGACGCCGCGGGAGGCGAGCAGCTCGCGGATCATGCGCCCGATGCGCCGGGTCGGGTTGAGGGCGCTCATGGAGTACTGCGGTACGAGCGATATCCGGTGGAAGCGGAAGGCGTTCATCGCGCGGTCGTCGGCGACCGGCACGTCGTCCCCGTCGAGGGTGACGGTGCCGCCCGCGTGCCGCATCCGGCCGTCCAGGCGGATCAGCGACTTGCCGAGCGTCGTCTTGCCGCAGCCGGACTCGCCCGCCAGGCCCAGGATCTCCCCGTCGGCCAGGTCGAAGGAGACGCCGTCCAGGGCCCGGACCTCGCCGCGCAGGGTGCGGTAGTGGACCCGGAGGTCGGTCACGGTCAGGGTCATGTGCTCAGGCCTCCCCCGAGGTTGTCGGTCACGGTCGCAGTCATCTGCTCAGGCCTCCCGGAGCTTCGGGTTGAAGACCTCGTCGAGGCCGACGTTGGCGACGTAGAGCGCGCCGACGATCGCGGTGATCCCGGCGCCCGGCGGGACGAACCACCACCACATGCCGAGTTGGAGCGCGCTCCACTGCTGGGCGCTCTGCAGCATCATCCCGAGCGAGACGCCCTCGGTGGGGCCGAGCCCGATGAAGTCGAGGGAGGAGGCGATCAGGACGGACCCGCCGAAGAGCAGGATGAACATCATGAAGAGGTACGAGCTCATGTTGGGCGCGATCTCGCGGAAGACGATCCGCCAGGTGCCGCTGCCGCTGAGCCGGGCCAGGTCCACGAACTCCCGGGTGCGCAGCGAGAACGTCTGCGCGCGGATGGCCCGCGCCGCCCAGGGCCAGGAGGTGAGCCCGATGAACAGTCCCTGCACGGGGACCGAGCGGACACCGAGGTAGGCGTTGATGATCAGCAGCACGGCGAGCGCGGGCAGCACCAGGACCACGTTGGTGAGCATGTTGAGGATCTCGTCGACCGCTCCGCCGCGGTAGCCGGCGAGGAAGCCGACGAGCATGGCGATGACGGCGGCGATGGCCCCGCCGACGACGCCGACCAGGAAGGTGGCGCGCAGCCCGTGCACGAACTGGGCGTACACGTCCTGGCCGAAGGTGGTCGTGCCCATCCAGTACGTGCCGTCCGGCGGCGCGGCCTGCGGGCCCACGTACTCGTTGGGGTCGGAGCTGTCGAGGAGCGGCGGGCCGATGATGCCGACGAGCAGGAGCAGCACGACGACGGTGAACCCGATGAGGAGCTTGGGGTTGCGCACGGCGTAGTGGAGCGTCTCACGGCCGGGGCGGGCGGCGGCGGCGGTGGGTGCGGCGGTCTCGGCGGCCGGTTCGGGCACGGTGCTCATGACTGGCCTCCTGCCATGCCGGTGCGGGTGCGGGGGTCGACGACGACGTACACGATGTCGATGAGGAAGTTGGCGATCAGTACGCCGATGACGATGAACAGGAACGCGCCCTGGAGCAGGAAGAAGTCCTGGTTCTGGATCGCGGCCAGGATCAGCGAGCCGAGCCCGGGATAGGCGAACACGATCTCGGTGACGAGGGCCCCGGCCACCAGGACGCCCAGTTGGAGGGCGAGTCCGGTGATCTGGGGCAGCACGGCGTTGCGGAAGGCGTAGCGGCGGATGAGCCGCTGCGGTGCGCCGAGGGCCGACAGGTAGGAGGAGTAGTCGGACTCCAGCTCGTAGATGATCATGTTGCGCATGCCGATGGCCCAGCCGCCGAGCGCGACCAGGAAGAGCGAGAGGAACGGCAGCACCCAGTGCTGGAGCAGGTCCACGGCGAAGGCGGTGGACCAGGTCGGCTGGATGTCGAGGCTGTAGCCGCCGGAGAGCGGGAACCAGCCCGCCTTGGAACCGAGCGCCCAGGCGAGGATGACGGCGATCCACATGTACGGCATCGCGGTGAGCAGGTATCCGGCCGGCAGCACGGTGTTGTCGAGCACCTTGCGGCGGGCGGCCAGCGCCCCGGCCCAGTTGCCGACGAACCAGCTGAGCAGGACGGACGGGATCATCAGCCCCAGCGTGTACGGGAGTGCGTCGAGCAGCACGTCGGCGACGGGCTTGGGGAACACCCAGATGGACAGCCCGAAGTCGCCCTGCAGCAGGGCGCCCCAGAAGTGCAGGTACTGCTGCCAGACGGGCTCGTCGAAGCCGAACAGGTCGTTGTAGTAGGCGCGCATGGCCTCGACGGCCTCGGGCTGCGAGACCCGGGCCCTGGCCACCATGGCGGCGACGGGGTCGCCGGGCATGAAGCGCGGGATCATCCAGTTGACGGTGACGGCGACGACGAACGTCAGCGCGTAGATCAGAAGTTTGCGGGCGAAGTAGCGACGCAAGGGGGCTCCCGGGAGAGAGCCCCGCCGTACGGGCGGCGGTCAGGGCGGCGTGCGCACGGCGGGGCGGTCATGGAATCGAGAACGTCCGGCGCGCGGCCGGCCGCCCTCTCGGAACGGCCCGCGCGGAGCCGGTCCTTCTCGGAACGGCCGGCGACGCGGAGCCGGTCCTTCTCGGAGCGACCGACACGCGGCCGGCCGCCCTCTCGGAACGGCCGGCGCGGAGCCGGTCCTGTTCAGAACGGCCGTGTCACTTCACGGGCTTGATCTGGGTGAGGGCTTCGAAGCCGCCCATCTCCAGCCAGTTGCGCCACAGCGCCGGTGCGTACTTGGGCGCACCCGCGGCGTCCGACGGCCAGTTCGTCCAGCTCCCGGTGGTGGACTGGGCCCAGAGGCCGTTGTACCAGAGCGGAATGACCGGCATCTCCTTGAGCTGGATCGCCTGGATCTTCGAGATGACCTTCTTCATGCCCTCGACGTCATCCGTCTTCACCCCGCCGAGCTCCTGGACGAGCTTCCAGGCCTCCTCGTTCTCGTACCGGCCGAAGTTGACCGTGTTCTGCTGCTTCTGGACGGGCAGCTGGAACATGTACTCGTAGTACGTCCACGGGGTGCTGGACAGCTGGCGTTCGTTGTTGACGACCAGGTCGAAGTTGCCCTTGCCGCGCGTCTCGTTGAGGGCGTTCGCGTCGGGGAACTCGGTGGTGATGCTGATGCCCGCGTCCTTGGCGGACGAGGCGATGACCTTGGCGGCCTCCATCCAGTCGGTCCAGCCGGTGGGCACGGCCAGCTTCAGACTGATCTTGGAGCCGTCCTTGTTCTCCACCAGGCCGTCGCCGTTGGTGTCCTTGTACCCGGCGTCCGCGAGGATCTGCTTGGCCTTGTCGGTGTCGAAGGAGAAGCCCTCACGGGAGACCAGGTCCTGGTCGACGAACTTGTCCCACTGCGGGAGCAGACCGGTCGGGTTGGCGGGCTTGACCAGCTCGCCGTACACCCCCTTGACGATCTTCTCGGTGTCGACCGAGGCGGCGAGCGCCCGGCGGAAGGCCGCGTCGTTCATCGGCTTCTTCGTGGTGTTGGGCACCAGCCAGGCCGTGTTGGCGGAGAGCATGTAGGGCGGCTTGTCGTAGTACGAGACGACCTTCTTGCTCTTGATCAGCGAGGAGGCGCCGGGCAGGAAGTTGTTGCTGAGGTCCAGCTGGCCCTGACCCAGCTGCCCGATGACCACCTCGTTGCTCGGGTTGGACACGTCGACGATGTAGCGGGGCGCGGGCTTCATGGAGAGCGCCTTGACGCCCCACCAGTCGTCGCGCCGCTGCCACACGACCCGGTCCTGGGACTTGCTCTTGAGCGTGTACGCACCGGTGCCGACCGGCTTGTCGTTGACGCCGTCGAGGATCTCCTTCTCCGGGCGCTTGCTCCAGATGTGCTCCGGGACGATCGGCTGCCCGTAGAGGGTGAAGTCCCACTCCTGGTAGCGGGCCTCCTTGAAGGTGAAGCGGACCGTCGTGGCGTCCACCGCCTTCGCGTCCGACAGCCAGCTCCACAGGGTGTGGAAGGACGAGGCCTCGATCTTGCCGAGCCCGTAGGAGTACGCCACGTCCTTGGCGGTCAGCGGCTTGCCGTCCGACCAGGTGATGCCGGGGCGGAGCTTCACTTCGTACGTCTTGTCGCCGGTCCAGCTGCCCGACTCCGCCAGCCAGGGCGTCAGCTTGCCCTCGTTGGGGTCGAAGTGGAACAACGTCTCGTAGACCAGCCCCTTGGTGCCGGTGGCGTGGTCCCAGTTGTGCAGCGGGTTGTAGTTGGCCGGCGGCCCCCACTGCGTACCGGTGGTGTAGAGCGTCTCGTTGCGCGGGAGCGCGCCGCCCCCTCCGCCGCCCGTGCCGCCGGAGCCGCCCGCCGAGGAGCCGCCCCCCGTGCACGCGGTGGCGGCGAGTGCGATCACGGCGAGCGTGGCCGCGGTCCGTCCCCGGAATCCCGTGCCCATCGTCCCTCCTTCTCCCCGCCGTCATTGCCGAGCGGAGTTACTGAACCGGGTAAGTGCCGTGAAGCTAAGGCCGCCGGGAGGGCATGTCAAGAGTGCGGGAGCGCTCCCATCCCTTTATTTTCAGGGGCAGTTGAGCGATCATCGCTCCAGGAGAAGAGCCGTGTGCGAGAGGGCCGAAGTCCAAGGCGTTTCATGTAATACGAACCGGTTAAGCGAGGTCGCATTGCCCAGGCGCCGCCCCACGATCGCCGATATAGCCCGCCGGGCCGGGGTTTCCAAGGTCGCGGTGTCCTACGCCCTGAACGACCGTCCGGGCGTCTCCCCCACGACCCGCGCCACCATCAAGGCCATCGCCCATGAAATCGGCTGGCAGCCCAACAGTGCCGCCCGCGCCCTCACCCGCGCCCGGGCCGACACCGTCGGCCTCGCCCTCTGCCGGCCCGCCCGGCTGCTCGGCATGGAGCCGTTCTTCATGGAGCTGATCAGCGGCATCGAGAGCGAACTCTCGCCCCGCGGCTGCGCCCTGCTCCTCCAGGTCGTCACCGATCCGGCACAGGAACTGGAGGTCTACCGCCGCTGGTGGGGCGAGGGCCGGGTGGACGGCGTGTTCCTCGCCGATCTGCGCAGCTCCGACCCGCGCATCGAGGGCGTCACCGGACTCGGTCTGCCGGCCGTGGTGATCGGCCACCCCTCGGCGGCAGGCCCGCTGCCCTCCGTGTGGTCGGACGAGCACACGGCACTCCGCGACACCCTCACGTACCTGACCGCACTGGGCCACCGGTCCATCGCCCGGGTCGCCGGACTGCCCGGCCTCGACCACACGGAACTGCGCGACCGGGCCCAGGCCGGGATCTGCGCCGAACTCGGGCTCGGCGACCCGGTCATCGTCCACACCGACTACTCCGGCCAGGACGGGGCGCACGCGACGCGACGGCTGATCAGCTCCCCGCATCGCCCCACCGCCGTCGTCTACGACAACGACATCATGGCCGTGGCCGGTCTTTCGGTGGCCCAGGAGATGGGGCTCGACGTGCCGGCCGACCTCTCCCTCGTCGCCTGGGACGACTCCCAGCTCTCCCGGGTGGTCCGGCCGCCGCTCACCGCGCTGAGCCGCGACATCCCGGCCTACGGGGGCCATGCCG harbors:
- a CDS encoding ABC transporter substrate-binding protein; translation: MGTGFRGRTAATLAVIALAATACTGGGSSAGGSGGTGGGGGGALPRNETLYTTGTQWGPPANYNPLHNWDHATGTKGLVYETLFHFDPNEGKLTPWLAESGSWTGDKTYEVKLRPGITWSDGKPLTAKDVAYSYGLGKIEASSFHTLWSWLSDAKAVDATTVRFTFKEARYQEWDFTLYGQPIVPEHIWSKRPEKEILDGVNDKPVGTGAYTLKSKSQDRVVWQRRDDWWGVKALSMKPAPRYIVDVSNPSNEVVIGQLGQGQLDLSNNFLPGASSLIKSKKVVSYYDKPPYMLSANTAWLVPNTTKKPMNDAAFRRALAASVDTEKIVKGVYGELVKPANPTGLLPQWDKFVDQDLVSREGFSFDTDKAKQILADAGYKDTNGDGLVENKDGSKISLKLAVPTGWTDWMEAAKVIASSAKDAGISITTEFPDANALNETRGKGNFDLVVNNERQLSSTPWTYYEYMFQLPVQKQQNTVNFGRYENEEAWKLVQELGGVKTDDVEGMKKVISKIQAIQLKEMPVIPLWYNGLWAQSTTGSWTNWPSDAAGAPKYAPALWRNWLEMGGFEALTQIKPVK
- a CDS encoding LacI family DNA-binding transcriptional regulator, coding for MPRRRPTIADIARRAGVSKVAVSYALNDRPGVSPTTRATIKAIAHEIGWQPNSAARALTRARADTVGLALCRPARLLGMEPFFMELISGIESELSPRGCALLLQVVTDPAQELEVYRRWWGEGRVDGVFLADLRSSDPRIEGVTGLGLPAVVIGHPSAAGPLPSVWSDEHTALRDTLTYLTALGHRSIARVAGLPGLDHTELRDRAQAGICAELGLGDPVIVHTDYSGQDGAHATRRLISSPHRPTAVVYDNDIMAVAGLSVAQEMGLDVPADLSLVAWDDSQLSRVVRPPLTALSRDIPAYGGHAARILLSLVTDGTAEGYEDAAARLVPRGSTAPPR